The proteins below come from a single Felis catus isolate Fca126 chromosome A1, F.catus_Fca126_mat1.0, whole genome shotgun sequence genomic window:
- the TPPP gene encoding tubulin polymerization-promoting protein isoform X1 yields MRHRLGNMADSKAKAAKAANKTPPKSPGDSAKDRAAKRLSLETEGAGEGAAAAAPELSALEEAFRRFAVHGDTRATGREMHGKNWSKLCKDCQVIDGKNVTVTDVDIVFSKIKGKSCRTITFEQFKEALEELSKKRFKDKSSEEAVREVHRLIEGKAPIISGVTKAISSPTVSRLTDTTKFTGSHKERFDPSGKGKGKAGRVDLVDESGYVPGYKHAGTYDQKVQGGK; encoded by the exons cAACATGGCTGACAGCAAGGCCAAGGCCGCCAAGGCCGCCAACAAGACACCCCCCAAGTCCCCAGGGGACTCCGCAAAGGACAGAGCGGCCAAGAGGCTGTCACTGGAGACAGAAGGTGCCGGCGAAGGGGCGGCCGCTGCGGCCCCAGAGCTCAGCGCCCTGGAGGAGGCTTTCCGGCGCTTTGCCGTGCACGGGGACACCAGGGCCACCGGGCGGGAGATGCACGGCAAGAACTGGTCGAAGCTGTGCAAGGATTGCCAGGTCATCGATGGGAAGAATGTGACCGTCACTGACGTGGACATCGTCTTCAGCAAAATCAA AGGGAAATCCTGCCGGACCATCACATTCGAGCAGTTCAAGGAGGCGCTTGAAGAGCTCTCCAAGAAGAGATTCAAAGACAAGAGCAGCGAGGAGGCCGTCCGCGAGGTGCACAGGCTCATCGAGGGCAAGGCCCCCATCATCTCAGGGGTGACG AAGGCCATCTCGTCGCCCACTGTGTCCCGGCTCACGGACACGACCAAGTTCACGGGCTCCCACAAGGAACGCTTCGACCCGTCAggcaagggcaagggcaaggcGGGCCGTGTGGACCTGGTGGATGAGTCGGGCTACGTACCGGGCTATAAGCACGCGGGCACCTATGACCAGAAGGTGCAGGGTGGCAAGTAG
- the TPPP gene encoding tubulin polymerization-promoting protein isoform X2, protein MADSKAKAAKAANKTPPKSPGDSAKDRAAKRLSLETEGAGEGAAAAAPELSALEEAFRRFAVHGDTRATGREMHGKNWSKLCKDCQVIDGKNVTVTDVDIVFSKIKGKSCRTITFEQFKEALEELSKKRFKDKSSEEAVREVHRLIEGKAPIISGVTKAISSPTVSRLTDTTKFTGSHKERFDPSGKGKGKAGRVDLVDESGYVPGYKHAGTYDQKVQGGK, encoded by the exons ATGGCTGACAGCAAGGCCAAGGCCGCCAAGGCCGCCAACAAGACACCCCCCAAGTCCCCAGGGGACTCCGCAAAGGACAGAGCGGCCAAGAGGCTGTCACTGGAGACAGAAGGTGCCGGCGAAGGGGCGGCCGCTGCGGCCCCAGAGCTCAGCGCCCTGGAGGAGGCTTTCCGGCGCTTTGCCGTGCACGGGGACACCAGGGCCACCGGGCGGGAGATGCACGGCAAGAACTGGTCGAAGCTGTGCAAGGATTGCCAGGTCATCGATGGGAAGAATGTGACCGTCACTGACGTGGACATCGTCTTCAGCAAAATCAA AGGGAAATCCTGCCGGACCATCACATTCGAGCAGTTCAAGGAGGCGCTTGAAGAGCTCTCCAAGAAGAGATTCAAAGACAAGAGCAGCGAGGAGGCCGTCCGCGAGGTGCACAGGCTCATCGAGGGCAAGGCCCCCATCATCTCAGGGGTGACG AAGGCCATCTCGTCGCCCACTGTGTCCCGGCTCACGGACACGACCAAGTTCACGGGCTCCCACAAGGAACGCTTCGACCCGTCAggcaagggcaagggcaaggcGGGCCGTGTGGACCTGGTGGATGAGTCGGGCTACGTACCGGGCTATAAGCACGCGGGCACCTATGACCAGAAGGTGCAGGGTGGCAAGTAG